Proteins found in one Candidatus Tisiphia endosymbiont of Beris chalybata genomic segment:
- a CDS encoding helix-turn-helix domain-containing protein: protein MWDRKVNFAAYRNDKNELMVLVSSIEVEVDIFALYRYRWSIERLFKHLKSGGFDIEKSHLVNLDRFKKLLVVTTIASALIVKNGLIQNSLNPIRIKLQKTTEKQLFSLFTYGFDHIKNIFYQSIINSCNSTNTHLINTSKNRTSYYLLCLPTKIVGYYERELSQEQLASKIGKTKQYISAIEKGTRQGTIDTLKKLSFVLNVDLGMLS, encoded by the coding sequence TTGTGGGATAGAAAAGTCAATTTTGCTGCATATAGAAATGATAAAAATGAACTGATGGTTTTGGTGTCATCAATTGAGGTCGAAGTTGATATTTTTGCTTTATATAGGTACCGCTGGTCCATCGAACGGTTGTTTAAGCATCTCAAAAGCGGAGGCTTTGATATTGAAAAAAGTCACTTAGTAAATTTGGATAGATTCAAAAAATTATTGGTGGTAACTACTATTGCTTCAGCTTTAATAGTTAAGAATGGCTTAATACAAAATTCACTAAACCCAATCCGTATAAAACTCCAAAAAACCACTGAAAAACAATTATTTTCATTATTTACTTACGGGTTTGATCATATTAAAAATATCTTTTATCAATCTATCATTAATAGCTGTAACTCAACTAATACGCACCTTATTAATACCTCCAAAAATAGAACTTCTTACTACTTACTCTGCCTCCCTACAAAAATCGTAGGGTACTATGAACGAGAACTTTCTCAAGAGCAACTAGCAAGCAAAATCGGTAAAACTAAGCAATATATCTCAGCTATTGAAAAAGGTACAAGACAAGGTACAATAGATACTCTAAAAAAGCTCAGCTTTGTTCTAAATGTTGATTTGGGTATGCTTAGTTAA
- a CDS encoding IS5 family transposase, with protein sequence MKYYINERVWEVIITFLKQTKGIHSHDEASLRKFIEAIWFVTRSGCQWRLLPEYYGYWYSIYRRFKRWVEQGIWEALMDYVTRDADMESTIIDATIVRAHACSSGYHKGNQEQAALGRSKGGFSTKIHTKVDALGNPLKFILTAGQRNDITQAENLTKDIHDITLIADKGYDSSAFVKSLENKGCKVVIPPKCNRKVQREYDKHIYKERHLIECFFSKIKHFRRIFSRFDKIPDTFLAFLNFAGTLIWLR encoded by the coding sequence ATGAAGTATTACATAAATGAACGAGTATGGGAAGTAATTATAACATTTTTAAAACAAACTAAAGGAATACATAGCCATGATGAAGCTAGCTTAAGGAAATTTATTGAGGCGATATGGTTTGTAACCAGGAGCGGATGTCAATGGCGCCTTTTACCTGAATATTATGGATATTGGTACAGTATTTATCGTAGATTTAAGAGATGGGTAGAACAGGGTATATGGGAAGCATTAATGGATTATGTAACAAGGGATGCAGATATGGAATCAACTATAATCGATGCGACTATTGTCAGAGCACATGCTTGTTCATCTGGGTATCACAAAGGCAATCAAGAGCAAGCAGCCTTAGGTAGAAGTAAAGGTGGTTTTAGTACTAAAATTCATACTAAAGTTGATGCGCTTGGTAATCCTTTGAAGTTTATTCTGACTGCTGGGCAGAGGAACGATATTACTCAAGCTGAAAATCTTACCAAAGATATCCACGATATTACCTTGATAGCAGATAAGGGGTATGATAGTAGTGCCTTTGTAAAAAGCTTAGAGAATAAGGGTTGTAAGGTTGTTATTCCGCCGAAATGTAACCGTAAAGTACAACGTGAATACGATAAACATATTTATAAAGAACGACATTTAATAGAATGTTTTTTCAGTAAAATTAAACATTTTAGACGCATATTCTCTAGGTTTGATAAAATTCCCGACACCTTCTTAGCTTTCCTAAATTTTGCAGGAACTTTAATTTGGTTACGTTAA
- a CDS encoding IS3 family transposase, with product MVDKDYKDLSVRRQSQLLNLNRSSLYYKDSEKDQDNYLSNRIVEIYSNYPIYGYRRITAILRREVVIVNSKKVRRLMKLMNLQAIYPSINTSKRNLKEAIYPYLLSGLEVIKPNQVWQVDITYLRVQSGFMYLVALIDVYTRLVVGYRLSNSLNTESCLLALEDAIAKYGKPSIINSDQGSQFTSEDWINELRRCVISISMTGKGRCNDNAHIERLWRSFKYEGSYLYRCTSVLELKNNIPKWLNWYNNQRPHQALEYKTPFEIYSGFMDKSCDLPTIPLLPQQLQNYKNNIFVDSL from the coding sequence ATGGTAGATAAGGATTATAAAGATTTAAGTGTTCGTCGGCAAAGTCAGCTATTGAATCTGAACCGCTCCAGCCTATATTACAAGGATTCGGAGAAGGATCAAGATAATTATTTAAGTAATAGAATAGTTGAGATCTATAGTAATTATCCGATATATGGTTACCGGCGAATAACGGCGATACTTAGGAGAGAAGTGGTAATTGTTAACAGCAAAAAAGTCAGGAGGTTGATGAAACTAATGAATTTGCAAGCAATTTACCCTTCGATTAATACAAGTAAAAGAAACCTAAAAGAAGCTATTTATCCATATTTGCTATCAGGGTTAGAGGTTATAAAGCCAAATCAGGTATGGCAGGTGGATATCACTTATTTAAGGGTACAAAGTGGTTTTATGTATTTGGTTGCATTAATCGATGTTTATACTAGATTAGTAGTAGGATATCGTTTATCAAATAGTTTAAATACAGAGAGCTGTTTGCTAGCGTTAGAAGATGCTATAGCTAAATATGGGAAGCCGTCGATAATTAATAGTGATCAAGGTAGCCAGTTTACCAGCGAGGATTGGATTAATGAATTGAGGAGATGCGTCATAAGCATCAGCATGACGGGCAAAGGCAGGTGTAACGATAATGCCCATATTGAGCGTTTATGGCGATCGTTTAAGTATGAGGGGTCGTATTTATACCGGTGTACTTCAGTTTTAGAGTTGAAAAATAATATCCCGAAATGGTTGAATTGGTATAACAATCAAAGGCCCCATCAGGCTTTGGAGTACAAAACGCCGTTTGAGATATATAGTGGATTTATGGATAAGTCTTGCGACTTACCCACAATTCCACTATTACCACAACAGCTACAAAATTATAAAAATAATATTTTTGTAGATAGTTTATGA
- a CDS encoding palindromic element RPE1 domain-containing protein, with product MHNLKIIEEFLGETKSSTAAYIDVREEQRGVSTTKLPIRLGYARGLLIKFLAQPISS from the coding sequence TTGCATAACCTAAAGATAATTGAAGAATTTTTAGGAGAAACGAAGTCGAGTACCGCAGCGTACATAGACGTACGTGAGGAACAGAGAGGAGTTTCGACGACAAAATTACCAATTAGATTAGGTTATGCAAGAGGTCTATTAATTAAATTCCTTGCGCAGCCCATATCGAGCTGA
- a CDS encoding palindromic element RPE1 domain-containing protein, whose protein sequence is MHNLKIIEEFLGETKSSTAAYIDVREKQRGVSTTKLPIRLGYARGLLG, encoded by the coding sequence TTGCATAACCTAAAGATAATTGAAGAATTTTTAGGAGAAACGAAGTCGAGTACCGCAGCGTACATAGACGTACGTGAGAAACAGAGAGGAGTTTCGACGACAAAATTACCAATTAGATTAGGTTATGCAAGAGGTCTATTGGGATAG
- a CDS encoding ankyrin repeat domain-containing protein: MHSPAQLASTSSKTKYNYSPLHEAVQNGDGQAVITLLKRGADINAQDDEGNTLLHIISSKNNVSASNEADDIEIMQELLATPGCNVTLKNKAGETALHIICKKDIDKWVGIGPALLTLNFGGSIPNSGLTASDEDVEYNQYGNYGTFKASFHKAQQLLDKDKSYANIANNKGQLPVHTLLEGFIGKLSRIAGYDIFKVGTPPVFPDEGVDLLNLLLDNTSNINALDHQGQNFAHLAVKSQFGEVLEILLDRNIKVDAVTKDGRTVLHNLLESKHWSCDEIKALIEKGAKIDKQALLLAQQNDAEEDTIEMLKAALPVNVQDMKIVLSAGEKIDLTQPNVEMLPDEIRKKVANTIQLFLTTIIGNPQGINNASENGADRDAKYYDEEFSDGITISDIENTIKDEKESSDSSSDNSAASSDDEEEVGEGRVEEDIVNSGEFGARSGGTTPIYNRPALSDDVTNFSSIDYTGLQSNSASTRPPKKTISYGSLDALAARQVNQFYEHFINKYVNLYEPDEETQNNNLHLALINRQWKIAEELIEKCPSANINDQNEKGDSYLHLAIYKNDIDLISKLLDKDININLQGKEGSTPLAEALYSQYHDVAKLLMARDADVHVKDVYKNSLLHLTKSVLILKELLELGLEVDSVNSIGATPLVYAIYPWNAKKAQLLLQKGANIEHKVTAPPDHGTCLDHLLTSSFISQHLDSTRIKTCFNTIKVFIAYGARVDQEKLEYFRKSTSPAHLEGVKVVFKTKIIKDILSAKSLPSLKHSDLSINPNDMNELHYQIINASLDKVELTDDWLKLTQGSVSILDDVTNTVLLSSTPEKYFPEESINEDEKNDVTQEAHNTSIEAEIQPIGEV; this comes from the coding sequence ATGCACTCCCCAGCACAGCTAGCGTCTACAAGTAGTAAAACAAAGTATAATTATTCTCCTTTACACGAGGCAGTACAAAATGGCGATGGACAGGCAGTAATAACGTTGTTAAAAAGGGGAGCAGATATAAATGCTCAAGATGATGAGGGGAATACCCTTTTACATATAATCTCATCTAAAAATAATGTAAGTGCCTCAAACGAAGCTGATGATATTGAAATAATGCAAGAATTATTAGCTACCCCAGGGTGTAATGTAACACTAAAAAATAAGGCAGGAGAAACTGCTTTACATATTATCTGTAAAAAAGATATTGATAAGTGGGTAGGTATTGGCCCTGCCTTACTTACACTTAATTTTGGAGGTTCTATACCTAATTCCGGTCTTACTGCATCAGATGAGGATGTTGAGTATAATCAGTATGGTAATTACGGTACCTTTAAAGCTAGTTTTCATAAAGCACAACAATTGTTAGATAAGGATAAATCTTATGCAAATATAGCAAATAATAAAGGACAACTTCCTGTGCATACTTTATTAGAAGGATTTATAGGAAAGTTATCCAGGATAGCTGGTTATGATATATTCAAAGTCGGAACCCCGCCGGTATTCCCGGACGAAGGGGTAGATTTATTAAATCTGTTACTTGATAATACTTCTAATATAAATGCACTAGATCACCAAGGTCAAAATTTTGCACATCTTGCAGTGAAATCTCAGTTTGGGGAGGTATTAGAAATATTGCTCGATAGAAATATTAAAGTGGATGCTGTAACTAAAGATGGTAGAACTGTTTTACATAATCTGTTAGAAAGCAAACACTGGTCTTGTGATGAAATAAAAGCATTGATTGAAAAAGGTGCTAAGATAGATAAGCAAGCTCTTTTATTAGCTCAACAAAATGATGCTGAAGAGGATACAATTGAGATGTTAAAAGCAGCACTTCCTGTAAATGTGCAGGATATGAAAATAGTGCTTTCTGCAGGAGAAAAAATAGATCTAACTCAACCTAATGTAGAGATGTTGCCAGATGAAATACGAAAAAAGGTAGCAAATACTATCCAACTATTTCTAACAACAATAATTGGCAACCCACAAGGCATAAACAACGCATCAGAGAATGGAGCTGATAGGGATGCTAAATATTACGATGAAGAGTTTTCTGATGGCATCACTATATCAGATATAGAAAACACAATAAAAGATGAAAAAGAGAGCTCAGACTCTAGTTCCGATAACTCAGCTGCAAGTTCTGACGATGAAGAAGAAGTTGGAGAGGGGAGAGTCGAAGAAGATATAGTCAATTCAGGAGAATTTGGTGCTAGGAGCGGCGGAACGACGCCTATATATAATAGGCCAGCATTGAGTGACGATGTCACCAACTTCTCATCAATTGACTATACAGGATTACAAAGTAACAGCGCCTCTACTCGTCCCCCAAAGAAAACTATTTCTTATGGGTCATTAGATGCATTAGCTGCTAGGCAAGTTAATCAATTCTATGAACATTTTATTAATAAGTATGTTAATTTGTATGAACCAGATGAGGAAACTCAAAATAATAATTTGCACTTAGCATTAATAAATCGACAATGGAAAATAGCAGAAGAACTGATTGAAAAATGCCCTAGCGCTAATATTAATGATCAAAATGAAAAGGGTGATAGCTATTTGCATCTTGCTATTTATAAGAATGATATTGATCTTATATCAAAACTGCTCGATAAGGATATTAATATTAATTTACAAGGTAAGGAAGGTAGCACTCCTTTAGCTGAAGCCTTATACTCCCAATATCATGATGTAGCAAAGCTTTTAATGGCCCGGGATGCAGATGTGCATGTTAAGGATGTCTATAAAAATTCTCTCCTACATCTTACAAAATCTGTACTGATATTGAAAGAATTATTAGAATTGGGTCTAGAGGTAGATAGTGTGAACAGCATAGGAGCGACACCTCTCGTATATGCAATATACCCATGGAATGCTAAAAAAGCGCAACTATTACTACAAAAAGGAGCAAATATTGAGCATAAAGTAACCGCACCCCCTGATCATGGTACGTGTTTAGATCATTTACTTACCTCCAGTTTTATATCTCAACACTTGGATAGTACTCGTATTAAAACTTGTTTTAATACCATAAAAGTATTTATTGCATATGGGGCAAGAGTAGATCAAGAGAAGCTTGAATATTTCAGAAAATCAACGTCCCCAGCCCATCTAGAAGGGGTCAAAGTCGTATTCAAAACTAAAATTATCAAAGATATATTATCTGCAAAAAGCCTCCCATCTTTGAAACATTCTGATTTGTCAATAAATCCCAACGATATGAATGAATTACATTACCAAATTATTAATGCTAGTCTAGATAAAGTTGAGCTAACTGATGATTGGTTGAAGTTAACCCAGGGCTCTGTAAGTATATTAGATGATGTTACCAACACAGTTCTCTTAAGCAGTACCCCAGAAAAGTACTTTCCTGAAGAAAGTATAAATGAGGATGAAAAGAACGATGTTACCCAAGAAGCACATAATACATCTATTGAAGCAGAAATACAACCAATTGGAGAAGTCTAA
- a CDS encoding autotransporter domain-containing protein produces the protein MYKLKQPLGFVEETKSAAPAFIRARYEFQPSSIPLCDDFAARRDKAKPIDNRRALSSDACKFIAEEYIEIREERRRGATTKLPTRLIYAGSLILFWGSIIMSSTYTLPARALDSSSSDPDASITASLQEEKISQAQERLEKLQDKLKDLSRQKRSLQYTKEKVPKLHGRLEQLSRQLGATKHQLQNTVTNKDILLCYDFAARGAMGNDACKFIAEEDRPLELPQKLDQTLDNIHREFNSITEQQTLCQNKLSIVYLIKTDNIPSVMTPEYQQYYQQYEQDPTQFDIKLLEEQVKDYERQKEILIRKEEQRGKEKQKIVNNAPNYKTLSIEDNNIIKNIQTEYNTVTKELTELDPLLIQYEKIDQEHQKTVEKIRKKQQRIRVLYNTSFPKLPAGPELSDTTPQFKQKLEFTDISNNVDESLNLGPLFRLSVEESDPKSVMFPSPIAKTNNGELETSKQESDIVNSGEFGARRYGATSDDVPNFSSIDYSVNEDRLALPQGYLLSSTPKKNSPALPHFQDASLEESIVLPIQAPQNPNQHYDNQLAEEGRNLREELQEMGLFFSTPVQPVGQRSINTQSNQYSDNPSSNDRVNTNLNNSAVNVNNVASPPYDSLESTSQIERDQTNIEIILLSDDFAARHEGAKPIDNRQAMSNEACKFISEEYINDNNTDLIGKQKLNSSALPMKQQADTVSPAELFQVITNASNTLLLAHITQVVNNILTYNIVNHRINLINAVAAGDKEKTKLKGLWISSLYGANRLGMMENIHSYKGNNYGAIIGLDFELNDRKELLGIAYNNMHFLFKFTGSDNKKISILSHGVTLYHHKELSSKWTLHSIMTTARNYIMNKLVCNIARVKYDCRAKHNNTHYNIGTKINYKIPTPTVVIMPNVGIRYGYYQNGPYIDSNVGKYHFSIASNKYQELIGIMGARAVVPSLFGANSKIFTLTFHGSIEHNFCNKNKKILSKVTYISNNTEQVINLPKPPKVSYNVGASILYEKNNVRLITQYNYYLWRKYSSHQGAVTLKLMF, from the coding sequence ATGTATAAGTTAAAACAGCCTTTGGGATTTGTAGAAGAAACGAAATCGGCTGCCCCCGCCTTCATACGAGCTCGATACGAGTTTCAACCAAGCTCTATACCCCTCTGCGATGATTTTGCTGCTAGGCGCGATAAAGCGAAGCCTATAGATAATAGGCGAGCATTGAGCAGCGACGCATGCAAATTCATAGCAGAGGAGTATATAGAGATACGGGAGGAGCGGAGGCGAGGTGCGACAACAAAATTACCGACTAGATTGATTTATGCAGGAAGCCTAATATTGTTCTGGGGAAGTATTATAATGTCATCAACTTATACCTTACCAGCCAGAGCTTTGGACTCTTCCTCCTCTGATCCGGATGCGTCAATTACAGCAAGTCTGCAAGAAGAAAAAATTTCACAAGCTCAAGAAAGACTAGAAAAATTACAGGATAAATTAAAAGACTTATCACGCCAAAAACGTTCCTTGCAATATACTAAAGAAAAAGTACCCAAACTCCATGGTCGTTTGGAGCAGCTGAGTAGGCAATTAGGCGCCACGAAACACCAACTCCAAAATACTGTTACTAACAAAGATATACTCCTCTGCTATGATTTTGCTGCTAGGGGAGCGATGGGTAACGACGCATGCAAATTCATAGCAGAGGAGGATAGGCCTTTAGAATTACCACAAAAGCTTGATCAAACCTTGGATAATATACATCGAGAATTTAACTCTATAACCGAGCAACAAACGCTGTGTCAAAATAAGTTATCAATAGTATACTTGATAAAGACTGATAATATTCCCTCTGTTATGACGCCAGAATATCAACAATATTATCAGCAATATGAACAAGATCCCACGCAGTTCGATATCAAATTATTAGAGGAACAAGTTAAGGACTACGAACGACAGAAAGAGATATTAATCCGCAAGGAGGAGCAGCGAGGCAAGGAAAAGCAAAAAATCGTTAATAATGCGCCAAATTATAAGACACTTAGTATAGAAGATAATAATATAATAAAAAATATTCAAACCGAATATAATACTGTTACAAAAGAATTAACAGAGCTAGACCCGTTGTTAATACAGTATGAAAAAATAGATCAAGAACATCAGAAAACGGTAGAAAAAATAAGAAAAAAACAACAAAGAATACGAGTCCTTTATAATACTAGTTTTCCTAAACTTCCTGCCGGACCAGAGTTGTCTGACACTACTCCTCAGTTTAAGCAAAAACTCGAATTTACTGATATTTCTAATAATGTAGATGAAAGCTTAAATCTAGGTCCATTATTCCGATTATCTGTAGAAGAAAGTGATCCCAAGAGTGTTATGTTCCCATCTCCAATAGCTAAAACAAATAATGGAGAACTTGAAACCTCTAAGCAAGAATCCGATATAGTCAATTCAGGAGAATTTGGTGCTAGGAGGTATGGAGCGACGAGTGACGATGTCCCCAACTTCTCATCAATTGACTATAGTGTTAATGAGGATAGATTAGCTCTACCCCAAGGTTATTTATTATCTTCTACTCCTAAAAAAAATAGCCCTGCCCTCCCCCACTTCCAAGATGCTAGTTTAGAAGAGTCAATAGTATTACCAATACAAGCCCCCCAAAATCCAAACCAACATTATGATAATCAACTCGCAGAAGAAGGGAGAAATCTTAGGGAAGAGCTGCAAGAAATGGGGCTTTTTTTCTCTACACCAGTACAGCCTGTTGGGCAGCGGTCTATAAATACGCAAAGTAACCAGTATAGTGATAATCCCTCTTCTAATGATAGAGTTAATACTAATCTCAATAATTCCGCTGTGAATGTCAATAATGTGGCTAGCCCTCCTTATGATTCCCTTGAATCTACTAGTCAAATAGAAAGAGATCAAACAAATATAGAGATTATACTCCTCTCAGATGATTTTGCTGCTAGGCACGAGGGAGCGAAGCCTATAGATAATAGGCAAGCGATGAGTAACGAGGCATGCAAATTCATATCAGAAGAGTATATTAACGACAATAATACAGATCTTATAGGAAAGCAAAAATTAAACAGCAGCGCTTTACCTATGAAACAGCAAGCTGATACTGTAAGCCCTGCTGAACTATTTCAGGTGATAACCAATGCTAGTAACACGTTATTGCTAGCCCATATAACTCAGGTGGTAAATAATATATTGACTTATAATATAGTTAATCACAGAATAAATTTAATAAATGCTGTGGCAGCTGGAGATAAAGAAAAAACTAAACTAAAAGGTTTATGGATTAGTAGCTTATATGGCGCTAATAGATTGGGTATGATGGAAAACATACATAGCTATAAGGGAAATAATTATGGGGCTATTATCGGTTTGGATTTTGAATTAAATGATAGAAAAGAATTGCTTGGTATAGCTTATAATAATATGCATTTTCTTTTTAAATTTACCGGTAGTGATAATAAGAAGATTTCAATATTAAGCCATGGAGTAACACTATATCACCATAAAGAGCTCAGCAGTAAATGGACCTTACACAGCATCATGACAACCGCACGTAACTATATTATGAATAAATTGGTATGTAATATTGCGCGTGTTAAATATGATTGTCGTGCTAAGCATAATAATACCCACTATAATATAGGGACCAAGATAAATTATAAAATCCCTACTCCTACTGTAGTGATAATGCCAAATGTTGGCATTAGATACGGCTATTATCAAAATGGCCCCTATATTGATAGTAATGTAGGAAAATATCACTTCTCTATTGCCTCCAATAAATATCAGGAATTAATAGGAATTATGGGCGCCAGAGCCGTAGTACCCTCATTATTTGGCGCTAACTCCAAAATCTTCACCCTAACGTTCCATGGCTCTATCGAGCATAATTTCTGCAATAAGAATAAAAAAATACTTAGTAAAGTGACGTATATTAGTAATAATACTGAACAAGTGATTAATTTACCAAAACCACCTAAGGTAAGCTATAACGTAGGTGCCAGTATATTATATGAAAAAAACAATGTGAGATTAATTACCCAATATAATTATTATTTATGGAGAAAATATTCTAGTCATCAAGGGGCGGTAACTCTTAAACTTATGTTCTAA
- a CDS encoding palindromic element RPE1 domain-containing protein: MHNLKIIEEFLGETKSSTAAYIDVREEQRGVSTTKLPIRLGYARGLIC, encoded by the coding sequence TTGCATAACCTAAAGATAATTGAAGAATTTTTAGGAGAAACGAAGTCGAGTACCGCAGCGTACATAGACGTACGTGAGGAACAGAGAGGAGTTTCGACGACAAAATTACCAATTAGATTAGGTTATGCAAGAGGTCTAATATGTTAA